The DNA segment CAGGAGCAGGGGCAGCTCGAAGGAGAGGCCGAAGACGATCACCATGCGGGTGACCAGCTGGAGCAGGTCGTCGAGCGGCAGCAGGTTCTTGATGTCGCCGTTCGGCGTGAAGTCGATCAGCACCTTCGCGGTGGTGGGCAGCACCTTGTACGCGAAGAAGGCACCGGCGAAGAACAGCGGAGCGCCCGTGAAGACGAAGGCGTAGGCGTACTTCTTCTCGTGCCGGTGCAGACCGGGCGCGACGAAGGCCCACAGCTGGTACAGCCAGATCGGCGACGCGATCACGACGCCCGCCATCAGCGAGACCTGGAGAGCCAGCGTGAACGGGGCGAGGAGACCATTGATCGTGATCTCCGCGCACTGCTTCTGGTTCGATGACTTCGCCAGCTGCGCGAAGGTCTGCTGGCAACCGACCGAGTCGAGGATCGGCTTGGTCAGGAAGTTGATGATGTCGTTGTAGAAGAAGGCGGCGACGACCGTCACGACGACGATCGCCAGCATGGCCTTCGCGAGCCGGTTGCGGAGCTCACGAAGGTGATCCGCGAGGGGCATCCGCCCCTCGGGATCTCTCTCCTGGCGGGCAGGCTTCGGCAACCCACGTCCTCATCTCATGCGGCAGGCCGGGTCTTCCCGGCCCTGCGTCAGCGCTGGGTGGTGTCCGTCGGCTCGTTGACCGGCCGCGAGCTGGTCACGTCGCCGGGGGCCGCCTGGATGGTGCGCTGGGCCCCGGGCTGCTCGTTGGAGCTGGGGGGCTGGGCGGAGGAATTGCCCTCTTCCTTCATCGCCTTGGCCTCGCTCTTGAGGATGCGCGCGGACTTGCCGAGCGAGCGGGCCATGTCCGGAAGCTTCTTCGCGCCGAACAGCAGGATGATGACGACGAGGATGAGAATGATCTCGGGGGCTCCGAGCCTTCCGAACATAAGTCTTTACCTTCTCACCGAAGCGGCTGGGGTGGGGTGCTGTCCGACCAGTCGGAATGAGGTCCGCCGGTCTTGGTGACTGCGATCGTAACGCTCAGGGGTAAACGTGAGGCAATCCCCTTGCCTACTCCCGGTCTGGCACGGGCCGCATTCTCCGCGCCGACCAGCAGCGTACCTGGCCAGGCAGGCAGCATGACAGGGCGAAGTGACGCAAACCGCTTGCATCACGAACCCGCAGCGGCCGCACCCCCTCGGTCACAACGTGTCCACGGCCCGAGCCGCGCTCACCGCCGCCCGCTCCAGATCCTCGGCCGCCCTGTTGATACGGCTCGCGGAGTCCGCGACCTGCTGCCCCAGGCGCCGCGCCTCCAGGAACACCCGGACGGCGAGCACCCCCAGGACGGCGAGACCCAGAAAACCCACAGCTACCGCGAACATCGGCCAGAACATGACGCCGAGCCTAGACGGTCCCAGGGGGTGTCGTTTGGATCAGCTCGGGTCCGCGGCGTCCGGTCGGCACCTCGCCGCGTTGTCGGATCAGCCGAGTACGTCCAGTACGCGGCAGATCCTCCGCCTTGCGAGGCACCGCACCGGACGCCGCGGCCTGATCCGACCTGATCCGAACGACACCCCCTAGACCGTGGAGTGCAGCCGCAGGGTCCGGACACCGCCGCCGGTGAGCAGCTCGACCATGCGTTCCCCCGCGGGCTTGCGCACCGCGATCCCGCACGCGGGGCAGGTGAACGAGTAGAACGTCGTCCGGCTGCTGGCGCCGATGGCAAGCCGCAGCGCGCTCGCGGCGAGTTCGAAACGGCCCCGGCAGTCCGGGCAGCCCGCCCTGAACATCACGGGGACCACTCTCCGCATCCCCGCGAAGGCGGCCGCCACCGTCATCTCCCGCATCCCGGACACCGACGAACCGCTCCTCGCACCGGACACCGGACTCTCGTTCAAAGCCCTCGCTCCCGCCTGTCGTACGGCCCTTGCGGCTCACCGTGCACCGCCGCGGTGTGGCTGTCGTAGGCGGCCAGCGCCTCGCGGGCCGCCTTACGGGCGCTGTCGGCCAGCTCGGGCGGCGAGACGATCCGGCCGTCGCCGCCCAGCCGCAGCGCCAGCCGGCGCAGGGACGCCGGATCGGGGGTGCGCAGAGTGATACGCAGCCCGCCGTCGGGAAGCTCATCGGCGCTGTCGTGGGGGTAGTACTCGGCCACCCACCGACCGCCCGGACCGACCTCGATCACGACCTCCGGATCCTCGGCGGCCGGCTGAACCAGCGCCTCGGAGAGGTCGCGCAGCTCTATCTCGGGCGGCGCGGCCGGCTCGTCCAGGACCCTGATCTCGGCGACCCGGTCGAGCCGGAAGGTGCGACGGGCCTCGGAGCGGCGGCACCAGGCCTCCACATAGGTGTGCCCGACGCTGACCAGCCGGATCGGGTCGATCTCCCGCTCGGTGACCTCGTCGCGGGCCGGGGAGTAGTAGCGGATCCACAGCCGGCGGCGCTCGGAGATGGCCCGGTCGACGTCGGCGAAGACCCCGCCCTCGGACTCGAAGGTCACCGACAGCCGGGAACTCGCGCCGGCCGCCTCGCCGGCCGCGGTCTCCACCTTCGCCGTCGCCCGCAGCAGGGCCTGGCGGTCGCTCTCCCGCAGACCGGGCAGCGTCGAGACCGCGCGGGCCGCCACCAGCAGCGCGGTCGCCTCGTCCGCGGCGAGCCGCAGCGGCTCGGCCGCCTCCTCGCCGAGCGCGGCCGGGTTGTGCCACCAGATGCGCTCGCCGTCGGTGTCGATGTCCAGCAGGTCACCGCCCCGGAAGCTGGTCCCGCACATGGGCAGCAGATCGAGGTCGGCGACCAGCTCGTCCTCGGTGATCCCGAAGGCACGCGCGACGTCCGCGATCCGGGCGCCGGGGCGCTCTCGCAGATAGGTCACCAGGGAGAGCATCCGCCGGGTCTGGTCGATGGCGTTCACGGGCCTGACCGGTTTGCCTGCCATAGTCGTACTCCGCTCCCCCTCAGCCCTTGGCCACGGCACGCAGCCGGTCCACCACGTCCGCGCGCAGCTCCGCCGGCTCCAGCACCACCACGTCCGGGCCGAACTCCACCAGCCAGGCGTCCAGGCCGTGCCCGTACGGAATCTCCAACTCGTCCCAGCCGTTCCCGAGTTCCCGGACCTTGCCGGCCTTCGCCCGAAGGGGGTAACCGGCACCGGAACGCAAGCGGATCAGCGCCGACCGGTCGGCGATCTCGCCCGCCCAGCCGGCGACCGTCTCGCGCACGGTGACCACGTCCGGGACGGGCACGGTGAAGCCCGTACCGCGTGAGCGGACCCGGCCGGTGATCCGCGAAAGCCGGAAGACGCGCTCGGCGCCCCGGTCCCGGTCCCAGCCGGCCAGGTACCAGTGGCCG comes from the Streptomyces sp. NBC_00820 genome and includes:
- the tatC gene encoding twin-arginine translocase subunit TatC, which encodes MPKPARQERDPEGRMPLADHLRELRNRLAKAMLAIVVVTVVAAFFYNDIINFLTKPILDSVGCQQTFAQLAKSSNQKQCAEITINGLLAPFTLALQVSLMAGVVIASPIWLYQLWAFVAPGLHRHEKKYAYAFVFTGAPLFFAGAFFAYKVLPTTAKVLIDFTPNGDIKNLLPLDDLLQLVTRMVIVFGLSFELPLLLVMLNLTGVLTGRRMLGWWRGMILGITVFAAVATPSTDPLSMLALAGPIWVLYFGAVAFSLLNDKRRRRRDDAALDDDEASELDLTPEGVGAVEPVSASRALPGQASGDRVDDFDDVT
- the tatA gene encoding Sec-independent protein translocase subunit TatA; protein product: MFGRLGAPEIILILVVIILLFGAKKLPDMARSLGKSARILKSEAKAMKEEGNSSAQPPSSNEQPGAQRTIQAAPGDVTSSRPVNEPTDTTQR
- a CDS encoding helix-turn-helix transcriptional regulator, translated to MAGKPVRPVNAIDQTRRMLSLVTYLRERPGARIADVARAFGITEDELVADLDLLPMCGTSFRGGDLLDIDTDGERIWWHNPAALGEEAAEPLRLAADEATALLVAARAVSTLPGLRESDRQALLRATAKVETAAGEAAGASSRLSVTFESEGGVFADVDRAISERRRLWIRYYSPARDEVTEREIDPIRLVSVGHTYVEAWCRRSEARRTFRLDRVAEIRVLDEPAAPPEIELRDLSEALVQPAAEDPEVVIEVGPGGRWVAEYYPHDSADELPDGGLRITLRTPDPASLRRLALRLGGDGRIVSPPELADSARKAAREALAAYDSHTAAVHGEPQGPYDRRERGL